The genomic interval TATGCATGACAGCCTGTTTCATTTCAAACTTGTTGGCCCCATATTGGGCAACGGCAGATTTCACCTGAGATTGGTGCAAAAAAACCAGGTCGGTCAGCCCCCAATCCCCCAACGCCAGTTCAATTACCCCTAGTGCCCGCAAAACGTTTGCTGGCATTTGTGTTCTCCCTGCCAAAAAAAGGCATCTCCAAGGCAGCCAGGTCTGGTTTCACCATTTCACACAGGGTTTGAATATCAGCGCGGATTTGATTTAAACGCTCATACATGGGTGCGTTTGCGGGTGTAGTAATCACTCCGTATTCCAACGCCTGATTCCCCTGAATCACCCCAAAACCAATGCTGGCGATCGCAGGGTCAATCCCAAGAATAATCGCCTCATTCAAGTCATGCCGTGCGTTCATAGCGTATGAAACCAGGTGAAATTGCATGGAGAGCAGAGGGACTACGCCAGATTGGCTGGTTCGCCCATTTCTATAGAGCGATCGTACTACCAGTCCGATGAAATCGCTAAAGTAATTGAGCGCTATAACCACAAAGTCCCTTGACTCTTTTCTTAGAAATGATGGGCGCAAAGCGTTATTCACCCCTGAAACCGGGCACACTAAGCAAGTCACTGATGGGCATCTCCTTGAATTCACATCACCCCGGTCTTTGAATCGGGGGTTTTTATTAGGTGATGCTACTTGAGTTACTGATTCTGTTAGTTCTTGTGCTGAAGAGGGTACTTTAAGGAAGTCATAAAGTAGATGCACCTCCAAAGGGTAACCCGTCTTAATCGGCGGGTTTTTTATGGCTTCAACTTCACCCAAAAGTCTAGTTTTGGCTGCTT from Kovacikia minuta CCNUW1 carries:
- a CDS encoding crossover junction endodeoxyribonuclease RuvC, with the translated sequence MPANVLRALGVIELALGDWGLTDLVFLHQSQVKSAVAQYGANKFEMKQAVMHIFGLPQPPSPDDSADGLAIAYAAQCGARANVA
- a CDS encoding crossover junction endodeoxyribonuclease RuvC translates to MNARHDLNEAIILGIDPAIASIGFGVIQGNQALEYGVITTPANAPMYERLNQIRADIQTLCEMVKPDLAALEMPFFGRENTNASKRFAGTRGN